The proteins below come from a single Aegilops tauschii subsp. strangulata cultivar AL8/78 chromosome 6, Aet v6.0, whole genome shotgun sequence genomic window:
- the LOC141025830 gene encoding uncharacterized protein, whose product MSLLCWNCRGAGKSATVRELRDLTRQHATSITCILETKIEGSRVENLIGSLGYNKSFAVRSSGRSGGLGIFWNEEIKLEVVGYSEYHIDVIVDEMVDIQTRVTFVYGEARTNECYKMWDMLHGIAGTSTMPWLVLGDFNEVIHAHEHDGVGNRNQAQMDLFRDALDTCGLSNIGYSRKSWTFEKRVTGGTYTRVRLDRGVANPAWSIAFPGAELRHLTTAASDHVPLLLHYSDVHACRRGSRPFKYEICWERDEALPVVVETAWGGAAADSVSALQGRLQSLAGDLSRWDRTHFGNVGREIDQLKKQLHELREISGRSGPNHVETKVIDRLTELYHQEEMLWRQRARLEWLVHGDKNTYFFHLRASRRRRKNQIKMLQRPDGQMTENLTEMEALATSFYEDLYTSEGVSNMNEVLDTVPCKVTQAMNDILNAPYS is encoded by the coding sequence ATGAGTCTTTTATGTTGGAACTGTCGTGGGGCTGGCAAATCCGCGACAGTTCGTGAGCTTCGTGACCTCACGAGGCAACATGCCACCTCTATCACATGTATCCTTGAAACAAAAATAGAGGGCTCTAGAGTTGAAAACTTGATCGGTTCATTAGGCTACAATAAAAGCTTCGCTGTAAGAAGTTCTGGTAGAAGCGGAGGATTAGGTATTTTCTGGAATGAAGAAATAAAGCTTGAGGTTGTGGGTTACTCAGAGTATCATATTGATGTTATAGTTGATGAGATGGTTGACATTCAGACTAGGGTAACTTTCGTCTATGGAGAGGCGAGAACAAATGAATGTTACAAAATGTGGGACATGCTTCATGGGATTGCAGGAACGAGCACCATGCCGTGGCTGGTGTTGGGTGATTTTAATGAAGTAATCCATGCACACGAACATGATGGTGTAGGGAATCGCAACCAAGCTCAGATGGATTTGTTTCGCGATGCACTAGATACATGTGGCCTATCTAATATCGGCTACTCAAGGAAAAGCTGGACTTTTGAAAAGAGGGTGACAGGAGGTACTTACACAAGGGTCAGACTGGATAGGGGAGTCGCCAACCCAGCTTGGTCCATTGCTTTTCCAGGGGCAGAGCTTCGACACCTGACCACGGCTGCCTCAGATCACGTACCGTTGCTGTTGCATTATAGCGACGTGCATGCATGCAGAAGGGGCTCACGGCCATTTAAGTATGAAATATGCTGGGAGAGGGACGAGGCATTGCCGGTAGTAGTGGAGACAGCATGGGGAGGAGCGGCGGCAGATTCGGTCAGTGCACTACAGGGCAGGTTGCAGTCGCTGGCAGGCGACTTGTCGCGTTGGGACCGCACACACTTTGGTAATGTCGGGCGGGAAATAGATCAATTAAAGAAACAGCTACATGAGCTGCGAGAGATCTCAGGAAGATCTGGCCCCAATCATGTGGAAACAAAAGTGATTGATCGCCTGACAGAGCTCTATCATCAGGAGGAAATGCTTTGGCGGCAACGGGCCAGGTTGGAGTGGCTAGTGCATGGGGACAAAAACACATATTTTTTCCATTTGCGTGctagtaggagaagaaggaaaaatCAAATTAAAATGCTACAGCGACCAGATGGACAAATGACAGAGAACTTAACTGAGATGGAGGCGCTTGCAACTTCTTTTTATGAGGACTTGTACACCTCGGAGGGGGTCTCTAATATGAATGAGGTTCTTGACACTGTTCCCTGCAAAGTCACTCAGGCTATGAATGACATACTCAATGCTCCCTACAGCTGA